CTCTGATCTTCGAAACTGCACGCGGCTTGAGTTACATACAGGCAATGTAGCAGAGGTCTGTTTGATGTGAATGAGCGTAATTGCCTTCCTGCATAACCCGGCTGTAGGCTGCAGTCAACTTCAGTAGCCTATATGGCAATGCCACTACGaatgataacaataattaaTAGTTGCAAGACCTCAGTTATAAAATCTTCCTCCAAACAAGAAGTCTTCATTACACTGTTAATGCGAAGTGATCgttacagtacagacagactgatagatGTTGGCTCGGAGAGAGCTGTCAAAAAGCTGGCAAGAGAGCACGTTTGCATTATCTGTTCCAGCATCTACCTGCCTTCTGTGGGAAACGCAGAATTAAAGTTTTGACAATGTAACACTCATTCCTACCTGCAATTTGACGGTCTCAAAGGTCGGGCTGTCTCCTGTCCGTGTCCAACTCGGAGCGCTCACAGAGAATCTCTACTTGGCAACCTCACCAGCAGCGCTCCTCCTGACGTCACCTCAGGGCAGGCGGCAGAGGGCGGGGCCGCAGCCAACCGACCAATCATCGACCTGGCTGTGGCGCACAGGTAAACAGTTCTGCTTCACTATTGGTCAACTATCTCCATCTGTGGGTCCCGTGTTTTGTACAGTGATAATAGGCTATTTGTAGGttaaaaactgcaaaaactgaAGCAATATAAAGATCTATTGGGATTAAAAGGTTGTGAAAATTATTTTACCATCAAGAAGACCTAATGTTCATGAATATCTGTATAACCTGCACCCCATAATTCCCATCCACCAGAGACAAAGAATGTATCATCAACTAATTGTTTGGATGCAATGCACTATATGCAGACCAGCGTTTGTTAGTTTCTTTCTCTACTTAGTATAGGCTACTATACCAAATACTAGTACCTACTTCATTCAAcatattttacctttatttgaCTCATGAAGTTGCTGCACAGGATGTAGTTTATAGTCTACACAAATTAAGTTACCCATAGAAATGGATCCACCAGATTCGCACCTATACAATCCCAAAATAGTTTGATCTCCGGGCGGTGTCAACTTGTGGTCTAGTGTGCCATCTAGTGGAAGACAGGATCCTAATCAGTCAAGGGCAGTGACTCATTCCCGTCCACCCTCACTGCTGGATTTAGTGATCGCATTTATAGAAAATAAGTGTAGGCATAgctcaaaattaaaaacaacaatgcaGTCATAGACATCTAGCCAAAGGATTAGATTTTGCACATCAATACAGATAAACCATTAAGGCCAATGGTTGGTCATGTTCGAGCCCCATGTGGCCATACATACCTGCCGAAGTCTCACTGGCTCACTCTGCACCCCAACCAAAGGatgaaaagataaaataaaagtagcaaTGTCAAAATGAATGATAAGTAGGCTAGTCTTAAAGATGTGCATGAGCTGTAGTTGGTGCTCACCCTAAGGCGAAGGACCACCTACTAGGCTATATTTTCGGAATCATCTAAAGTTATGTTACTTGAAAAGACTCCATTCACACTTAATGCACTAACCCTTAATATAACCCCGTCTGATATGACATATTATGATGTAGGCTATGCTGCGTGTTTATAGCGAGTGGATAAACTCTATTTCACTAATAAAAGGAAGGTGAACTTCCCTACATCATTGTTATAAAagactataatattcctaaatggatagtgtgtctgtggtactcaatactACGTTTATAAAGACATAATCGTACTTTATTTTCTAGTTTTAGGATGTTTATAGTAGCTGCATAATCGCCTATTTAAAATTCCGCTGTGATATATGTATAGTACCCCTCTAAAATtgtgtattatatattataggATTGTTGGGCTATAGTTCTTTTACATTGGTACAGTATATAGTGAAGTTTATTAATAGTCTGCTCCCGTTTCTGACTTTGGACGCTAGATGGCGCTATGCCATAAATGGAGTTGTACTTTTGGTGCAGCTGGCCCCTCTGACCAACGTCGACAGTGAAGTATCAGTTGCCTAGTGACGGAAAACTAGCTACTGATGATTTCCTGTGTTTTCAAAATCTTATTGCTGGGACTTAGCTAACTTAACTGTTAAGTTTTTCAATCAGGTTTCATATGTCTGGCTTATTTGTACAGCTACAATATGAGAAGAAACAACACTAGTAATCGTGCTGAGAATCTCGTGTAACGTTTCAGCGTTCCAGATCGCGTTATGAAGACTTTATGAAGAGTGATgaataattatattttcatcAGAATCGTTGGGAAAGGGAGCTATGGAGAGGTGAACTTGGtgaaacacaagacagacagaaaacaggtGAGAAACAAACGTCTGCATGGAATTGGATACAACAATTCAGGTGTGCAACATTTAAACCTTTTGAAGTCTACATATCATCACCAAGCTTGACGCTAGAAAGGCagccagctaacgttaagcTGGCCTAGCTAACGGCGGCTTAAACATCTTCGTTTAATTCACCGCTACGTTGTGACAAACAGTTGTGTTTGATGGCGATTTGTGGGGCGAACAAAAAGATGCTGACACATCCAGTGTTGAGACAACGGGTGTCAGTGTCACACTCCAGTCACACGTGTCATTAAAGCGTATCGACAGACGCATCAGCTCTGTTGTTAATAACACTCGATTTTACGAATTCATAAAGGTAATGCATTGTGGTTTACGGCAGTGGTTCTAAAGTGGGCTTCTTGAGAGGGTTTGAGGGTATACCAACATGAGGGATAGTTTAACTTCAACCACTACAAGGTAgcacaataaaaatgtataatacTGACCATTATGTTCATAGGTTTCCCTTTCTCCACTGTTATACATACCCCACCTACTGAAGAGAAAGTTATGTAGTTTGAAATTAGTattaaatataattaattatgaagccataaaaaaaaaatatttcaggtGTATGGTTCTTATGACAACTATTCATTGCCTAATGTATATCCATTTGAGGGTCATTGACATGGAAGAATTTGGGAACCCCTGGTCTAGGAAAACTCAACATTTGTCAACATAAACAACACTCAGCACCCAAGTACAGTACTAGGTTTAAAGggtacattttcttttttagaatGGATAATAGCACACtagaataatgataatatgtgtatgaaaatcaataattCCTTGGGTATGCACAAAATCAGAGTTAGGCCTAAGGGAAAAGCTCCAGATTTTGCATCTTATGATGACCTTACAGGTTTGAGTCTTAGTTTTCTGGTTTCTGGATTTATTCAtgttaacaaataaataatacattaataAACACCTTCCCCTTTAACTTGAATCCAGGAAGAGTGAATGTGCGTGTCTCTTTGCTTTTGCCAGTATGTGATAAAGAAGCTGAACTTGACCACCTCTTCCAAGCGGGAACGACGTGCTGCAGAGCAGGAGGCGCAGCTTCTGTCCCAGCTGCGGCATCCCAACATCGTGACGTACAGGGAGTCTTGGGAAGGAGATGACTGCCAGCTGTACATCGTCATGGGTTTCTGTGAAGGCGGTGACCTCTACCACAGACTCAAACAACAAAAGGGAGATCTCTTACCTGAGAGGCAGGTGGTGGAGTGGTTTGTCCAGATAGCTATGGCGCTCCAGGTGTGTTGTAATTGTGAAAGAAGTCAAACATAATGCTATCCTTTATATGGCAATATCTGAATTGACTGTTATGATTTTGCTTTGTAGTATCTGCATGAGAAGCGCATCCTTCACCGGGACCTTAAAACACAGAACATATTCCTGACAAAGACCAACATCATCAAAGTGGGGGACCTTGGCATCGCACGGGTCTTGGAGAACCAGAATGATATGGCCAGCACACTGATAGGGACGCCTTATTACATGAGCCCAGAGCTCTTCTCTAATAAACCCTATAACCACAAGGTATTTGGAATATCTGCTCACTTGATATCATCGTCCTTTTTGAATACGTAtagaataaaatgttttgtttgtctgtagGACACACattattgtactgtatgtagtgATGGCAATAGGCATCACTTAACAATTAGCTGTACTATTCTTTTTTCCAGTCAGACGTATGGGCCTTGGGATGCTGTGTGTACGAGATGTCCACGCTGAAACATGCCTTCAATGCAAAGGACATGAACTCACTGGTGTATCGCATTGTAGAGGGAAAGGTGGGTTTCATCTCGAGTTCCAGCTTATATTCGTTTTTCAACAGATTTCTCAAAGTTATTCCCTGAGAAGCTCACTATTTTGGAGAGAATCAATGTCAAAATTGTTCGGGGACTTTTGTCTTTTTGGCTGAGGTTGGGAATAGTCCTCCTGTCGTAGTCCCAAATAACCATAGGAAAGCTGTGAGTTTAGCAATTGGTGAGCATAGCAATCTTGATGTCAGCAGTTCCGCAGAATCAGGCTTTTAATAATTGATTCTTGTCTAGCTAAGACTGCACGTTATTTTTGTCAACCCTAAATATCTAGAAACCTCAATTAGGGCAACATAGTTTCACACTGATTCCTAACACTCTCCCTTGGTTTTCTCATCAGTTGCCACAGATGCCCAGTAAGTACGACCCCCAGCTGGGAGAACTGATCAAAAGCATGCTGTGTAAGAGACCCGAGGACAGGCCTGATGTCAAGCTCATCCTCCGACAGCCCTACATCAAACGGCAAATCGCCATGTTCCTCGAGGCCACCAAAGAGTAGGTGGCACTGGCAGCAAACTGCCTAGCTGgactttttcatttctttctaaTTTATTTCATATGGACTCTatcatctctccttttctctgtcttttgttcttattttctcactttgaATCTTTTTATACAGTCTGATAtctaccccccacccctttcCATTGCTCACACCTCTCCCACAATTAATTGCTAGCACTAAGTAGAAGTGATTGATCCcttatgtctgtgtttgttttgcttctcATCGCACCAGGAAAACTGCCAAGTCAAGAAAGAAAACTATGGGTGGCAGTGGCGACAGCAGGACCAACAGAGCAGCGTCTGTAGTGTCACCTCAGCCAAAACCTGAGAGGCTGCCACTAAGTCCCCTGCCTGAACATCTTGCCAGGGGGAGACGGGTGAGAGAATGGAGAATagctcaagttcaagttcaagtttgtttatttatatggccctttatcacaagcatgtcccAAAGACtatacagagaatgagcctaactagatctaactgatcaacaatcagccATAGACGAagtgatataggacaaacatcaggaaacgcaaaagacacacaaaagcagatttgagcaagacataacagcctacctattctacatagcctaacctacctggcaccaccagccttagaccctcaatgcatacaaggaaaaacttccaagaaaaaCCATGTTAGGAAAAAAGGCTAGGCTGGTTTTACACAGTAGCTCATGTGAAATAAGTTACAGATTCCGATATGTGCACACGATGTCATTTCCCATCACTGTTACACTTTGTCACTCCAATACAAGTCAAGCTGTACTCAAGTTGCATTGTGTAAATACACCCTGTGCAGAACCATGTATCATGATGAACATGTTCTCCCAGATGAGACATCGtaacagaaaacaaatacaatgtTGTTGCATCTTTATCTGTAGATTCATCACATATATCTGACAGATTGCATACAGGTTTTTTTTAGTGTTGCCAAGGTCCCATGACCATTTCTGAAGAAGTTTCCTCATTGGTCTATGTTTATTTTGAATAggcctttgttttttccccctatcCTCAGAAAGAGATTTCACAACAACATAAGGACCGGAATGGTGTCACTGACCAACCTCCAGCCCAGACACCTCCAGCGCCCAAATCCCCTTCACCCGATGCTCTCAAAGGCAGCATCGTGTCCCTGGCAACCGTCAGCAACATTAATATTGATATCCAGCCGCAGGAGGACAAGGACCTGACGGAGAGACAGGTTCAGCAGCCCCAGTCAGTTGTGTCAAACCACTGGGCCGGTAACGAACCTGTGACTCACGGTGCGCCCAAAGacaagaaaggaagagggaaaccagatccttctccccctcctgcccccctccaaccccctcTCAAGCCAGTATCAGGTGTTGGTagtaggggaggagaggagaggaggccatCCAACGGATTGTTAGGTGTTCACCCGCAGACCACGCCGGACCCTGGGGATAGATTCCCTGCCTTTGTGGAGAAACAGATGTTGGATGTGGACGATAAGGACGATACCATGGAGTTACTCGAAGAGGCTGACATGGAGAACCCAAAGCTTGAAGTTGAGAGACAGACTGCTGTTGCTGTCAGTGTCCCTGAGAGGAGGTCTGCACACAAACCCAGTGTAGAAGATGTCAGGGAGGTTTTGGACGTGAATATGGACAATAAAAATGACACTGTGAACCTCCTCAAGGGAGCTCCAACACAAGGCCTTACCTCAGACATCCAAGTAAGTGATGGAGAGATACTTCTTGTGTTATTTCATTATAATACATTAattattcttcttcttgtctaATTTTTATGTGTGCTAACTCCTGTCTTTGCAGGATAGCCTAGAATCCACTGAGAAGCTATTAGAGCCGTTTCCTCCTACCACAGCACCGGTGAGAATTAAGATTCTTGTACCCATTCTGTTATCATTTCTCAGAACAAAGCCCATAAGCAGACTGTATAACATTGCCAACACGCAGTGGCACAAAgtggaggattttttttctgcgaGTATTGTTGGataatgtggaaaaaatgactgtaattgtgtgtgtttaggaacCTCTTC
This DNA window, taken from Centroberyx gerrardi isolate f3 chromosome 5, fCenGer3.hap1.cur.20231027, whole genome shotgun sequence, encodes the following:
- the nek4 gene encoding serine/threonine-protein kinase Nek4; the protein is MNNYIFIRIVGKGSYGEVNLVKHKTDRKQYVIKKLNLTTSSKRERRAAEQEAQLLSQLRHPNIVTYRESWEGDDCQLYIVMGFCEGGDLYHRLKQQKGDLLPERQVVEWFVQIAMALQYLHEKRILHRDLKTQNIFLTKTNIIKVGDLGIARVLENQNDMASTLIGTPYYMSPELFSNKPYNHKSDVWALGCCVYEMSTLKHAFNAKDMNSLVYRIVEGKLPQMPSKYDPQLGELIKSMLCKRPEDRPDVKLILRQPYIKRQIAMFLEATKEKTAKSRKKTMGGSGDSRTNRAASVVSPQPKPERLPLSPLPEHLARGRRKEISQQHKDRNGVTDQPPAQTPPAPKSPSPDALKGSIVSLATVSNINIDIQPQEDKDLTERQVQQPQSVVSNHWAGNEPVTHGAPKDKKGRGKPDPSPPPAPLQPPLKPVSGVGSRGGEERRPSNGLLGVHPQTTPDPGDRFPAFVEKQMLDVDDKDDTMELLEEADMENPKLEVERQTAVAVSVPERRSAHKPSVEDVREVLDVNMDNKNDTVNLLKGAPTQGLTSDIQDSLESTEKLLEPFPPTTEPLQQESALQVAKPGPSAPGPTAPYFSLEPSVSQQHRQRDARRTHGDQDKSKVSARRPLPPPPVDAIAMEERRRSRGSTEIKKATVAASSTSASSCKDGFLPLPQDRPLSARERRRLRQSQESTSQPGVSAVRRASYDVTSSKAEHHNAPVVRSVSDSITEANNKQDRLLGRRSDEDECNSSTSSTERSEGDCREGKSESSDMQDLVQMMTQTLRMDGRDGVSELDGGRCGSTALPEFKLNRKYRDTLVLHGKAQEEAEDLPINELPMSSTSGPAKIRRAIEHLRTDVVKGLGVKLLDRVLEIMEEEDDNKRELCLRDQMGEEKYQAYAVMVRQLKFFEDVALKV